Part of the Leishmania infantum JPCM5 genome chromosome 7 genome, GTTACCTCGCTACAGAGAATCATGATGGGCGCAAGCAAAAGCATCAGAGCGATAGAGGGCGAGTGAATAAGAGTGAGAGAAGGAGCCGCCCGCGCGTCCGTGGCTGTGTCTGTGCGGTGCTTCCTGCTGAGCGCTTGACCGCCGCCTCATCGCTGGGGACTCGACCAATGGGCTGGATGGGGTGCGACGAgtgagacggcggcggcaaagagGGATGAGGGAGACGAGAGGCAACGACAAGCCAAGCGAgtcgctccctctcttgtgtgcctgctctccctcttccccccccccgcacaccCCACACCCCACTCAGCACTCGTTACGGTATAACTCGTCTTTTACAGAAATGTGCGtatacgcgtgtgtgtgtcctttTCGCGTTTTCAactctcctctctctctccccgctGGTGGCGAGCGTCTTGTTGTGTTCTAATGTGTCGTAACGGTGTGCGGGCGTTCCGCTTACCCTTCCGTCTTCCCACTCccgctgttttttttttttgcttgttcCCTCTCCACATATCCTTATatccatatatatatatatatgtatacatatTATGTACGTGTGGGCATGTATTTATGTCTTCCGCTTCACGAGGACAAACCTCAACGCTTCACGTtctttctccccctcttccctccttctcccctgTGTGATCCTCCTTGCTCCCATGTGTCCTCTCCTCTAACCTGCTCCCCCGCCTTCCTGCCCTCTTCTTCGCACCTCGCCGTTTCTGTTTTGAGTGTGCTGTCGTATGCCACTCCCGTCACCTAACCCCTCgactccacccacccctgccGCATGCTTATTATTATTCTTGCTCTTCATTTCGGTGGTCCATACCCGCATGcacttccgccgccgcccatctCCTCTGCTCCCTCGTTTTTTTCCCTCTCGGCGACTCGGCGCATGCGCTGGATATTGTCTTCCTTCGGTGTCCTAGCACCCTTTTCATTGCTATCTTCCCACGTATATACCCATACCTAGACATATGCGTGTATGCCCACATATATATGTtatatacgtatatatatatatatacgtaaGTGCTGAAATATATGGTTTTGCTGCTCACTCGCACCACACCTCTGCTTTGCTTACGCCCCCCTGCCCCTGGCCCTGCccctgcctcctcccctcacctctccgcttccccccaaaaaaaaacataaaacataaaacaaaaggaaaacaagaagCGGAAATCTGCGTCGCGTgcatctctcttttcccGCCCCTCTTTTCTGCATCCTctgtcgtcgtcttcgcaTGTGtatagacacacacacacatatatatagtacacatgcatatatgtatatatgtatatatgtatatatgtatatatgtatatatgtatatatgtatatatgtatatatatgtatgtatatatgtatgtatgtatgtagtatatatgtatatgcatacGCATCGTTGCATCTTTACATACACACGTGCATAGATGTTTGGGCGTGCGATGATGCATCCGCGTTCTTCACGCGGGCCGtcccgcgctgctgccattTGTGTCAAGGCGTgactgctgcagcactcCTGATGgttcctccctcctcacctTCGCCCTTGTGCGTGCTTTTGCGAGAGAGTCTCATCTACTCTGCGAACGTCTCAATGAGCCAGAGACACACACCTATTTCTTCTATCTGCTCATTTTCCTTCTCCGGCGCCGCTACTTCCATCGCTGTTACTTTCTCCCTGGTGCACCCTCCccaccttccctccctccttcctccctcgaCGACCCATCATGACAGTgccttctccctttcttcgCTGACCAAAGCAGCTGAAACCcttttcccttcccttcccttccctctctctcacactgTATTCCcctccgcagctgctcttcTGCACGCTAAGAAGGGTGTTTACGTCCATCGTCTATATCATGTGTGTCGCATGTTCGTTCTTCCCGAACCTGGGGGTCTATGCtcatatgtgtgtgtgcgtgcgtgcgcagctgtgcTGCCTCTTCATTGTTTCCTCGAACATTTTTcccgttttcttttcgtgttGGTGCTCGTCCTTCGCGCGTGAGGCGCGTTCTTTCTTCTGCGTGAGCGCGTCTTCCTCGCTCTTGTCtgcaccctccctcctccttcctccaccggcacacccacacactcctctccctcttttcctccctcTGTTCCTGCCGCACCTCGTCCGCCCCTGGTAAACTCTGGTTCAGCCCCATTACACGACcctcacacgcgcgcgcgtacacacgtcttccttttttttggaatttgtgtgcgcatgtgtgcgtgtctgcgtgccgTTGCTTTCCCATGCTTGGCGTGCGCATGTACGCGTACCACAGGTGTAGGCCTCCGAGTCTTGcttttcgtgtgcgtgtgtggacccgcttgtgtgtggacccgcttgtgtgtgtggatgccTCCAtacaccggcggcggcagcagcagcaacagcagcggggGCGAGGTGAGGGCGGGCACCGGCCGGaccatgcagcagcagtagcagcagcagtaatAGATGGTCTTCAGTGGACGCACATGCGCGTTGCGTGCCAAGTGTAACTCCAGTCagaaaagagagcgagagacgagGCGAGCGACAACGGCGTCGCGTGCCCTGGTGAACGGCAAACATAATacaagggaagggaggaggccgccacgtgtgtgtcggtgcgcTGACGCCTTGCAGACGTCGATGAGACGTGAcagggaagagaagcggAACAAGGTGTTGCCTCCGTTCCTTCCCTTCTTCGCGCCTTCAAGGTTGGACCTCTCTTGCACAGAgctcttttcctcttcacGTGTacctccttctcctgcccTCTCGCCATCTGCTCTGCGCACATGCGCTTTCACTCTGGCGGGGACATGGCTAACCTGCCCTTGTtatccccacccctcccccacacgcacccgccggggtggcggtggtggctcaTGCCAACCCAAGCGGGGCTAAACACGCGGAAAGGAGATCGTGAGAAAcctgtgtctgcgtgtgtgtgggtctGCGCATCGTGCGTGCAACAGGCTTCGtggcatcgacggcgccgtgacTGCGCTGCACAGCAACTCAGCACTTctgaggcgcacacgcgcacaacgaGGTGGACGTTTCACGCTCATCTAGAGGCGCCTGCACATGTCGCCTCAGCTCCATGGTCGTGtgcttcgctgctgctgcgccaacgCTACTTTGTGCCCAGCATCTGCCGCGCGTGAGGTCCATGTGGGGCTCATGACACGGATGACcagtgtgcgcgtgcgcggcagcacTATGGCGATGCGCACCCGCGGCGCCAACTGGGGTGTGGCTGCTACAGTGTGCTCGTATCGGTGTGTGAGCAGTGGCACctcgcagcaccagcagcagcacgtcgcCGCAGACGAGCTCCGCGCTGCTCTGCGTACGCTGGGACTCGCCGAAGAAAGCACAGATGCGGAGGTAAAGCGAGCCTTTCAAGCCTTTGCCATACAACACCACCCCGACACGAATGCTGTttgggcggcagcgctgtcgaGCTCAGACGAGACGAGCAGCAACACCAGGAGCCAAGCACACGCGGCGGAGCGCATGCGACTTGGCACAGAGGCATACCAGCTCCTTCGGCGGATCCCATACGGCGTGCGGCAGCATATTCTAcgcggggaggggcagggcgGTGGCGTTGATGTGCGAGGCCGGTTTCGTGGCCCACACGACGCCAACTTCACGTTTACGGCGGAAGAGTACGCGAAGGTGCAGCGGATTTACCAAGGCGaccgtcaccgtcgtcggcgccaccgcggcggtcgTGACAagagcggtggcgctggcgacggcaaCGGTGACGAAGATCTCTTCGACGCCCGAACGGAGGAGGGCCGTCGCCGCATTGCCCGACTGAACGAATTCCAAGCTCGTGTCGTGGAGATGCGCCGGCGAGGCATCCGCGACGACCTGCCGCCGTGGAGGGTCTACGAGAACGACAAGGGCGCCGGCACGGTGGGCGATAGCAGGTCAGCGTCAACAAGTGGAGGTGACGCCGGGGATGGACATCAGGAGcgtcacggcagccgcgccgccggcagcggcccgCGCAACACAAACCGCCTGGGCCTGCACTTCTTCAATGTCACAACATCCAGCTTGAGGGAGGTGCGTGATCTCTACCGTAGCCGACCAGGCTTTGCGGGGATGGACGGCAGCTCCTACGACAACCCAcacagcgccgcgcgcgtcgcGCCGGAGATCAGCTCCAACCCGCACCTGCGCCAGTACATCTTGATGAAAAGCCGTGCGCAGGAAAAGGCGATCGTAGACCGTGCCGTGGGGCGGCCGCTCCTGCTGTTCCTCCTGCTGGTTACCCTCTCGGCCGCGATGGTAatgatggcggcgacggttCGATCGTATCGCATGCGCATGCAGAAGGATGAGGACCTTCGCCGGCGtgacgaggagagaggcggcgcatGAACGACGCGTGGAGTGAGGGCGGGGCGTGCAGTCAAAACACCGAAGCCTCCTGCACACCAATCGGATACGAGCCAGCTTCGCAGCGAAGGCGAAAAAAGGTAAAAAGGAGGCGCGACCACCACAACCAACAGAAGAGAGttaccagcagcagcagcggctgaggGGATGGACAGGTGTGCCTGTCTGCgagtgtgcgcatgtgcatgtgcttAGCGCTCAGCTGGATGAGAAGTAAGAATGGTggtgaggcggaggggcgTCAGGTGGAAGGGCGTAAGGAGACGAAGTGTGGAACGTGGCCAGTGATCCCCCTTCCTCACAGGTGcagagagacgcgcacgcatgcacacatacaaacATCAACTGCACACGTAGAAAATTCTGTGGTTGTGCTTTCTCTTCTCACGCCCTGCAGGAGTGAagctcgctcgctctcccctCTGCCACGCATCCAGCTATTCTTGCATGCGATCTACGCTTACCAGGCCCTCGCCACCCATCGCCAGTGCTGCATTGTCGATCGCCAACGccagctctctctccttctcttcctgcGAATCTCCTGCTCTTACGGTGATGATCTTTCGGCTACGTTACCATcttcgcacacacgcgtacatacacgtgcacgcacactcgAATCAGCGGCTCAcaaaggcgcgcgcgccgccacccccaaccttccccctcccccttcccctcctccttcgccagccGTATCACACATACGCCGTCACGGACTGAGACCGACGAACTGTGTCGTTGCTTGCTTTCCATAAACGTCTattctctttctcttctttggTTGATATCGCACACTTGCtgctacacacacacacacacacacacgcactcctTCTTTTGGTGTGTGCATGCCTCTCCGGACTGTCCCTCTTTCTCAGTAGCTCCATCGTCGCCACTGCCACGCAACTCACGCGTCTCTTCATCCGGCGAAGCACTGTTTTCGTTTACAGTGTACGGTGGATACTCGGTCTTTGGTGCAGGTGACTACATCCTCTTTCGCATCTCCGTCCGCCCCGCTGCGCTGACCCCCCCTCCTACCTGCGTGCCCGCTCTCATTCCGATACTCCGACGCGCTTGCACACCCATtatgcgcagctgctcgctgGCACCACCCTCGATTCCCTTCCTTCACCCCCACTGCCCACGACCACAATCACCGCTACCACGTACACAGGCCTATCCCCATCCATACACATTGTGAGGGACCATATACTTATGGAGTCCCACACGGcggtgacgccgccgtcaccatcatcaccacctgctgctgatgctgcagtTTTGAACGGGGATGCCAGGGCAACGGCCACCCGACACTTCCACGTGCAACGCAGCAACGGTGGCGTCAGTGCCCTGGACCAcgacagcaccagcagcgagcgGATCGCTGCGCCTGTGAGCGAGTTGGAGCCcacagccacggcagcgagctCCATGAACGCGGCGGTGCCCCACGGtgccacccaccccaccgcgCGTCCTGCAGTGGATGCGGAGCAGTACTACCAAAACTTGTCTTCTCAAGCCGGCGAGGAGCCGTCGAGGGCAGACGTTGCGACCGCCGCGGTGGGGCGAAACGGTGACCTGCGTCGCGACAgcccacagcggcagcaccgctctGTCGCCCATCTGCACGCAGAAACCGTCGCAGTCGAGGACAGTACCCCCTGCCCGCACCGGGCGGGCCGCCACCATAATCAtcaccactgccaccgcgcTCATCGCCGTACCCATCATAGCCACCCAGCAAGAGCGAGGAAAGCGGTGGTACCCAAAGCCACTACtaccactgctgctgcgccagctgctgaCACGCACCCGCGTACCTTCTCCCAAGACCTGCTCCTGGTCCAGCACTCCGGCACGAGCGACAGGAGTGGCAGTCGCGACTCTAGCTGCCCTTctagcagcaacagcggcaatCACAGCACTCGCAGCTACGACACCTTCACAGCAGACTGCAGCTCGGCCACGAGCTTCATATCCCTCCAGACCCCGGTTAACTTGATCGACACGACATACCAAACGTTGTTTTCTCCGGAGCTGTCGCGGCTCAATCGCGAGGCCATCGTGGAGCGCATCGTCGGACATCGCCCGCGTGCGTACCACACGTGGGCGTGGCGCAAAGCAAGAGACTACCAGGAGCTGCACGCACTGAACATTCACAAGAACAGCGTGTATCAGCAGCCGACCACAGCTGCTGGTCGCTCCATAGTGATGGAAGCCGGGGCAGGGGGTGTGACCAcggcgcgcctgcacgccgccTTCAAGGTGTCGCCGacagcctcctcgccgccgccgctgggtGACGTCGCCGGTGGTGTCTCCCTGGGCAGCGGGAAGGCGTCGTTGGAGACACCACTGCCGACCGCGCCGTCGGACCCGTCCTCGAGTCCAGTCGCCCGCGTCGTCGGGCTTGCGGACGCCGGGGAAGGCGTGAGCGACGCTGGAAGGTGCGCCATGGCGGAGAGTTTGGCCCACACATcgaccaccgccgcaccgccgccgccggagtCCCCTCCGGGTTCACATTTCTTGCCGACGACCGGCAGCTCCGACAAGGTGGCCGGTGGTTCGAGGCTACCAcacacctcttcctccgcttCAATCGATATGCCCTGTGAACTGATGAGCCAGCTCCCCATGTATACGATACCGACGTCGCAACAGGGGCCCGAGTACTTCAAGACGGCCGCCCAGGGCGGCAACAACACGCTGATCATCGTCATGATGGGCCTGCCCGCCCGCGGCAAGACATTCCTGGCGCAAAAAATTTGCCGGCTGCTGGGGTGGCACGGGAGCCGCGCGAAGATGCAGAACATCCAGGTAGCGTGGCGCCGCATGCTGCTAGActgggaggcggcgcacccaGAGATGGCGGCttgcggcgcgcacgcagaagcagagcaggagaaggagcaggagcaggaggcaaGTGCGCCCGCTCGTGAAGGGatcgtcgccgacgaggtGCTGTCTGGCGAGCGAGGCGCCTCCCATGGGATTCCGCGACCTACAGGAACGCCAGCTGACGAgggcaccaccacagcctcttcaccggctgctgcgagcatagcgccggcaccgcccgcGTTTACTCGGCCAAACTGTCTTGCGCACACCAGCTCGACACCGGCCGCGCGCGACTTGGCGACGGGGTCCCTGAACGCATCCGCGCGGTGTGCTGTGACTGCAAGCCTGAGCAGCGGGTCCGCGCTGACTTCATCCACGCCCTCTGCGACGAAGACTACTGCGGCGacagccaccaccgcgaACGCCGCTTTCACAGCAGGGTACGGCTACACCTGCACCCTCTCCGACactggcgtcgctgcagggCCACTGACGTCCGCGAGCACCTCCATTGTCTGCCTCGACTGCAGCGCATCACCCGTGTGCCCGTCcatgcaggcgcacacggcCTCCTCGCTCGAGGACAGCACCGCGATACCCGCATCAGACGTTGCTTCTGCCTCTTTATTATCAGGGACGCGCTTCCCCGCTCACGCGGTGGCCGACGTCACCGCGAATGGCCCGCGTGGTCTCGTCGCACGGCACTCGTCGACTGCCGCCATGTCAGCGGAGACGacgagcgacggcggcgggccGAGCCTCGAGGCTTCTGCAGGggcgtcgccgcgcacggctgccggcgtcgacggcttcccgccgccgccgccggaggtgctgcgcactCGGCACTTCCGAGAGCTCATCGAGCAGCCTACGAGCGTCGCTCGGCGCCTGTACCGCTACGCGCTGCAGAGATTTGCAGAGGActgccgcctcttcttccagcacggcggcgaggtggtTGTGTTGAACGACGACTTCATTACAGAGGAGCTGaggcaggaggcggaggcgctgtTCCGCCCACTGGCGACGCAGTTCTTCTACATAGAGGTGATCCgagacgccgaggaggaccCGCTCGACTTCGTGCGGTGCAAGATTCGCGATCCGATGGAGTATCCGCTCAGCGTCATCGACCCCG contains:
- a CDS encoding 6-phosphofructo-2-kinase-like protein gives rise to the protein MESHTAVTPPSPSSPPAADAAVLNGDARATATRHFHVQRSNGGVSALDHDSTSSERIAAPVSELEPTATAASSMNAAVPHGATHPTARPAVDAEQYYQNLSSQAGEEPSRADVATAAVGRNGDLRRDSPQRQHRSVAHLHAETVAVEDSTPCPHRAGRHHNHHHCHRAHRRTHHSHPARARKAVVPKATTTTAAAPAADTHPRTFSQDLLLVQHSGTSDRSGSRDSSCPSSSNSGNHSTRSYDTFTADCSSATSFISLQTPVNLIDTTYQTLFSPELSRLNREAIVERIVGHRPRAYHTWAWRKARDYQELHALNIHKNSVYQQPTTAAGRSIVMEAGAGGVTTARLHAAFKVSPTASSPPPLGDVAGGVSLGSGKASLETPLPTAPSDPSSSPVARVVGLADAGEGVSDAGRCAMAESLAHTSTTAAPPPPESPPGSHFLPTTGSSDKVAGGSRLPHTSSSASIDMPCELMSQLPMYTIPTSQQGPEYFKTAAQGGNNTLIIVMMGLPARGKTFLAQKICRLLGWHGSRAKMQNIQVAWRRMLLDWEAAHPEMAACGAHAEAEQEKEQEQEASAPAREGIVADEVLSGERGASHGIPRPTGTPADEGTTTASSPAAASIAPAPPAFTRPNCLAHTSSTPAARDLATGSLNASARCAVTASLSSGSALTSSTPSATKTTAATATTANAAFTAGYGYTCTLSDTGVAAGPLTSASTSIVCLDCSASPVCPSMQAHTASSLEDSTAIPASDVASASLLSGTRFPAHAVADVTANGPRGLVARHSSTAAMSAETTSDGGGPSLEASAGASPRTAAGVDGFPPPPPEVLRTRHFRELIEQPTSVARRLYRYALQRFAEDCRLFFQHGGEVVVLNDDFITEELRQEAEALFRPLATQFFYIEVIRDAEEDPLDFVRCKIRDPMEYPLSVIDPASASDDFRERLAFLESVYETLTEAPNTKKNALQTPTARAAGAAASADIANGLDAKASVERDTGLACPPTTSPESTHHRQQSTRTRGYVKIMNSSTIETHGISGYLASRIISYVMNLSQVKIQHPIYFVLHGESHYNVEGRIGGNPPLTEQGMRDAVALLEFLDSLKRHLEHVDRVQRAHHHNQQRLRSGAAGNDEGSSTAAEASPNTASTLEMWTSQLRRAIQTTELSERLLNIRTLRWSSLNEIHAGVCEDMTYAEVKERYPLIDYFSKLNKYSFRYPEGESYQDLVIRLEPVIMELENADKVVVVVAHQAVLRCLLAYFGSTSAESSIGVEVPHRTVWRCTYDSKGIAILDELKLDSNEAGFHLPRGEGSPTASAANASSA